From the genome of Pan troglodytes isolate AG18354 chromosome 16, NHGRI_mPanTro3-v2.0_pri, whole genome shotgun sequence:
GGTGAAGATGCCTGGGGTTTCCTGGGCAGCCCTTCATATACTGTGTAATAGCAATGGAAGGAATCCACAGGTGAATGATGATGCGGGAAGCTCCCAGTCCAGCAGGGAGGGCAGCCATATATGCAAGGAGCAGAAACACACAATGTGGAATGGGTGCAGAGAGCCAGGCAAGGGCACAGAGGACAAGTCTCACTGGGCCTCAAAGGGTGGCCACAGTGTGGCTGCGGGGATTGGAGGGCAGGCTTTGGAACAGACAGCCTCAGCTAGAAAGCCCTGGGAGGGCCCATGAGAGGCCTCCAAGTAGGCAAAGGGGCAACAGCAGGTGCAGCAGCCTGGGACTCTAGGAAGGGGCCCTGGAAACCTGAACCTCAATGGCCATGGCAGTGACAGAGGGGTCTGTGCTGGGCTTTAGGGAGGTGCCTCAGGCAATGTGGAGGACCTCCAGGAGGCGGGACAAGGCAGTGTCTGGCAAAGGCAGGGACAGACAGCAAACAAGACAgagccaggcacccaggaagGGCAGAGACCCCTGGGGGGAGAGGGAAGTTGCGGTGCCACAGGACAGGCTGGGGGCTGTTCTTAAGGGGAGGCTttgatttttgtggttttgtttttcccaGAAGTCTCTCCAAGGAGTAAGATTCCTTTCTTAGGACACAAGAAGTCACAGGCCCCCTTCTCTGGGGCCCCTGGGGTTTGGGCGAGAGTACTGGAGCAGaaagcagggctgggctgggcctggggccAGACCTCGATGACTGTTTCCTTCCCGTCAGCCAGCGGAGAAGCAGTGACAGAGTGTACCAGGAGGGGAAGCTGACGGTGGCCCCAACTCCTTTCTTGAATGGGATATGACCACCCCACCTGCCCCTCAGTGTTTGCAGGACACTCTGGCACACTCATGCCTTCCTTTCCTGGTGAACCTGTATCCCACTACAAAGAGGAACAGAactccccacccagccccacccctgctTCCAGGGGCTTTGAGACACTCAGGAGAAGGAGCTTCAAATATTGTGAGGGTCTGTCTGTGTCAGCCACCAGGATGTCAATCCCTGCCTGGGCTGGCAGCAGGGACCTTGTGGACCCTCCTAGCCCACCCCATGCCCCCAGGAGCCCCGCTTGGCTTCTTCtcttttatacattgtaaacaccACATTTATTTGTCTGAGGCTTGCAAACCTCTGGTAAGAAGCACAGAACGCAGGGCTCTCCTTCATGCTGCCCTGGGCCCCAGCTCGCCAGGCATGCAGGACGGAGCTGGCAGATGAGTCAGAAATCTTTGGGAGCAGCGCCAGGGAAGCAGCAGGCCCTGCTCCTTCCCATGCCCAATCCCGCCAGCACGGGCCTGGACTGCAGCCAGGAAGGTGGGCCAGCCAGGATCCCCAGGTAACTTCGCCACAGGGACCTCTTCTTGGagctgccttcccttccctccccatccctctccaATCCCCGCAGAGCTTAGAGCCTGGGCCACATGCTTGGTCCCTCACACAAGGACCAAACCAGCTGCTGTCAGGCTGTTTCTGTGGGTCCTGTCTCTCCAGTCAGGAAgccagcagggcagggcagggcaggcctgGCTCTCCTCCTGGAATCACACCGTGCACCCAGCTCAGCGCTGGGCACTCCGCTGGGGACCGGGATGGACAAAGCCTTGTCCAGAGAACCACTGTAGGGGAGATGTGCATGGCAGCCGGACTCAGCCTCCTGCAGCCTCCATTCATGGGCTCTTGGCTGGGCCTGAAATTTGTTAGGGCCTCAACTCTCTGTGGTGCAGATGAACACCTCCTCCTCCAAGAGGCCCCTCGGGCTTGGTGCCAGGCTTGGGACTGGGCTCTGGAAAGTCAGCCAAGGCTGCTACTTCAAGGCCCTGAGGACAGCCTCCAACTTCATGGCCACAGCCAGGTCGCCCTTCACCTTCAGCCGTCCGCTCATGTAGGCCCCCAGGGGCCGCAGCTCTCTGCATAGCAGGGCCCGCAGGTCTGCCTCGGCCATCTCCACCACCACATCAGGGATGCCATCAGGCACCCCGTGTCCCACTCTTCCTCGTCCTGTGGGGCAAAAGAAAACCGAGTGTCAGTAGGGGAATGGAGGAACGTGAAGGAGAGctatgggggtgggaggggctggcATTTCCCATTGGGAGGAGAGTACTGGTTAAGAGTTTGGGTTCTAATACCCTGGGTTTGAGTCTTATTGGCTGTGTGAACTCTTGGATCCTCAGTTTCCAAATCTGTGATGATAATTCCTTTAGAGATGACAATTCCTAAAGCATAGGCTCATGGTGAGAAGTGGGTGAGATAATGTACAAAAAGTACTTGGCACAGAGCCTGACAGGCAGCAGGCCTGTAACACGGGCAGGCCTCTTGGTATTGGAAGCCTGGCTGCATTGTCCTGCGGATGGCGGGGAGACCAGGGCATAGTTAATGCCTGGAAATGGTGTCTGAGCCCCTGCCTGCCATGGGTTCACCCCAAATTATTGGCAGAAGCAGGGGGCAGTCTACGAGAGCACCACTGGGGTAGGTAACAAGAAACCTAGCAAGCTGGATGGGAAGGAGAGGCAAGGAGGGCAGCGGCACCTGTAGTGAGGTCCAGGAAGTAGGCGCTTTGGGTGCCGCTGGGCAGGACCACATTGAACTGGTAGCAGGCCCCGACTTGGCTGACCAGGGCCTCAGACAGGAAGGGCTGTAGAGCAGTCAGTAGCCCCTCCGCCAGAGGCTGCTTCGGACTGGACCTGGCACCAACTTGAGGGGCAGGTGGCTCAACTTCACTCACCATCTCCACGGTGTCTGCTGGGGGTGGCCAACAGGGttggggaaggaggcagagaggaggTCATCGTGTTGCCAAGGTCAGGACCACTCACTGTGGCCTCTGCACCTTTTGTGGCAGTTTCCTCTTAGATCCCCTTCAGGCCTCTGTTCAACTTCCTCCTCTACCAGAAAGGTGCCCCTGAGTTTTCAGCCTAAACCGCAAACTCAGTTTCTAAACTACTCCAGCCTCAGATATAAAATTCTTTCCAGCTGCCCTTCTGGTGATGTCGCCTCCTCCCATGGAGGCTGCCAATGGCCTCTACACACTCAGACACCTGGCCTCCTCTCACTGCCTTGGCTGTGGTCAGTGTGGGCTGAACATCTGTGCAGGGTGTGTACTGCACAGAGCTGCTGGGATAGTGAGCAAAGTCTGTGCTGGCCCCAAGCTGGTAAACACCCCCGCTCTCCTCCCCAGGGCTCCTCACCTGGCCCTGGGGACGGGGCACCTCCTGCCATTGAGTTCATGCTTCCTCCCAGGAAGTGCAGGGCCAGCTGCTGGAGGGTGCTGTCCAGGTTGGGCCCAGCTGGGCTGTCCTGGGGCGGCTGGAGCACGGCCTCCACCGCCAGCTCCACGCGGTCTACCTCCAGCCCCCAGGCCCTGGTCACATCGTTGATCTCCAGCTGGAGGACAGTGTGGGGAGAAATGTAATTAAGTCAACAAACCTTTCCTGAGCACCTTCTTTGGGCAGACTGTGTGGCCGTGCATGGACATGGAGGCACCACACCGCCCTTGAGATGCTCCTAGCCTGGGAACACAGGCAGAGGGCAATGACCGTTCAGCTGTGGTAAGTGCCAAGACAGAAGCAAGGCCTGTGGTGAGCCCCCAGCAGAGGAGGGTGGTGCCAGCAGGAGGGAGTCCTCAGGTGGAGGAGGACCCTTCCAGGCAacaggaacagcatgtgcaaaaccCCAGACAAGAAAACCTGGCATGTTCGTGGAGCTGCGAGGAACCAGAGTTCCATTTAGCTGGACCCTCACATGTCGGCTGAGGACTGGAGACAGCTGAGGGGTCAGAGGTGGGGTGTTTCTGCTTACTTTGATTTATTCTGAGGCAACAAAGAGCCCCAGGGAGGAGTTTGAGCAGGGAGGTGACACAGCAGACTTGCTTTAAGGCAAGATCCTCCTGGCTGCTGTGGATGCTGGATTATagggggctgaggggagggatGGAGACCAAGGAAGACATTGTTTCAAAATACAGCCAAGGAATGATGCAGCTCTGGCGAGGGTGGAGGGGAGCTGTGAAGCCAAGATCCACTGAGGGAGGCATGCCTCTATCAACTGTACTGAGCCACAACAGGGCACTAGAGAAGTGCAAGCACCAGGCTCGGGGCTGCCTCGATGTGTGCAATGATATGAGAGGGGGCGGGAGTGGGGAGGAGTCAGGCTCCTGAATGGATGAGTGTGGCATTCACTAGAGAGGACACAcgggggtgggaagggagggatggcaacttttttttttttttttttactactgtaAGCTTGAGGTGTCTGTGGGGCAGTCAACTGTCCAGTAGGCAGCTGGAGAAATGGCCCAGGGTACAGAAGCATCAGGGCTAGGGCAGGACATTGTGAATAATCAGCATCCACAGGCAGCAGACAGCCCAGATGGATGAGCTCTCCCAGGGAGGTCACAGATGAGAAGAGGCCAGTGATGAAACCCTGGAAACTCAAGGGCAGGAGAATAAGTGGCAGTAACCAGGGATgacagggaaggaggaagtgCAGGGggttctgggggctgggggctgggtcgACCATGTCAAATGCTGCCACCAGGTGATGTAAGGGAAGGGCTGAGAGGTGCCCACTGGGCTGGCATGTGGGAGGTCACTGTGATGTTGGCCAGCGCTGTCTTGGGAGCCCAAGGAGGCCAGGATGAAGGATGtaggggcaggggctgggagcaTGGATGAAAGTCTTGcagaagaaaaggggagaaaggGAGTGGGAGCTAGAGGGCACTGTGGCAAAGGGAGGGCACATTTCTACACAGAAAGgagaggtgacagagagagagtgcATGGAGTGGAGGGAAGGCATCCTGGGATAGCAGGGGGCCCACAGCACTGCGCAGTACAGGGATGAGCCTCAGAGAGGGGAGGCAGAAAGGCAAGGAGGCAGGAAAGCAGCACAGAGGCAGGTGGGTTTGAAGGGGTGAAACTGGAGGAAGCAGAGTGCTCATCCTAGAGTTTTTCTCCTGAGTGTTAGGAGGCAAGGCCTGCTGCAGAGAGCAATGAGCAGtggtggggctggaggagggcagTGAAGGGCTGAGGCAGCTGGCCTGGAGCACTGGCAGGTAAGGAGTGGTAACTGGCTAAGGAAGGTCCAGCAGGTGAGAGGTGGGGACTCTGATTTCTCTAGAAGAAAATCAGGCAAAAAGGGGCATGTGAATAAGTGTACGCCTGAACCAGGGCCTGAGGGCGGTGTGCTGGACCTCCTGAGGTTCTGTCTCAACCACAGGCACAGCTCTCACTCTACCAGGTGCTCACTCAGTCTGGGAAATGGGACTTAAAGGACTCTCACATCCTGGTGTGGGACTGACCTCCCCAAACTGCCTGTCTCACATCAAAACAATGTGCAACAAGACTGAGATCAGTTTTCTCTTCCTAAAGGTGAATTAACACGGGACATGGTTTTATGAATAAAAGTTGTTATCCACTTGCTATCTGAGTTGTGTTAGATCAAGCACTGGATTGAGGGGGGATGGTGGGATGGAGGCAGGTGGTCTAGCTATGGCTCAGCTCTGCCCTTGACCATAGCTCTCAGAGGCAAGTCAAATTATTTCTTAGCCTTGGCTTCCTCCCTCCAAAATAAAACAGTAGTACCGACTTGCAGCAAAAAATGTGAAGCTCAGAAATGCTGGGCCAGACAAAAGGACTTTGTAAACCATAAACTGCTAAGCACGTAAGAGCTACTGTTAGGATCTCAAATAGTATTTCCTCAGGAATTTCCCCTCGCTGCTTCCAGTGGGACCTCCAGGACTGGCATTTATCCCATTCCCCCGCCTGTCCTCTAACCTTGATTCCCCAGGGCAAAGCAGAGCCAAGAGGAATGGGGAGAAATGTCACCTACATTCCCCTGTCAGGACACAAGAGGAAGCACAAGTTGAGTGTGGCTGCAGGGGACACAACTCtgcatgtgtatttatttctacCCCATCTTGTAGCAGAAGAGATTTAGGGCAAACTCCAATATACACATGGAGAAGAGGCAGGAAAAAGATCCAAATGTCCTCATGTGCCTTTGTTCTGTtccaaacaaggaaacaaaaatcacaagcatgcaCACGCTGCATGGTGAGCCTGGAATTCCCCAGCAGGTGACTGGGCTGGGAGGGTCCCTGCTCCGTCACCCACCTGCCTGCCCCATGAGTCAGGCCCGGAATGAGAGCTGTAGAAGCCAGTGTCATCACGGCAGAGCAGTGAGGGGTAAAAACTAAGGGGCAGACCCCAAGAATGTCTGCCGGGGCCACTTCCTCTTCTCAGGGACAAGTTTGCCCAAGATCATTATGGTCTACGCCCACCTGCCATTCCTCAACTCATGGCCCCACCCAGGCACTGGCTCTTCAAAGGTGGTTACACTATTGGGACATATgataaactgaggcccagagtggtCTGACTCTTTGCTCAAAGTGACCTGGCAGGTGGAGCCAGGCCGGTGCCACCCCTCAAGCTCCGTCTTGTGAGGGGCTTCCTACCAGAAGCTGGTCGCTGATCTTGAGCTTCTCCATCTGGATCTCCCGCAGCGGCCTCTTGAGCAGGGCCTTGGTCATGGCGTTCTGGGCTGTCATGCGTGTGGCTGTGTTCAGGTCTTTCACAGTCATCACCGACAGCACCGGGTCCCAGATGCGAAACTGGACATCGGCTCCCACGGACAGCACAGCCCCGTCCTTAGAGGCCAGCTGTTGGGGGAGGCCATGAGAGAGAGACACTCAAGGGGCTGGGGGTGCAGGGAGGTCAGGCCCACTGGGGCCACCCAGCTTGAACCACCTGCTTGGCAGCTAGCTCCTCAAGGGCA
Proteins encoded in this window:
- the STOML1 gene encoding stomatin-like protein 1 isoform X6, which codes for MIVFRLGRIRTPQGPGMVLLLPFIDSFQRVDLRTRAFNVPPCKLASKDGAVLSVGADVQFRIWDPVLSVMTVKDLNTATRMTAQNAMTKALLKRPLREIQMEKLKISDQLLLEINDVTRAWGLEVDRVELAVEAVLQPPQDSPAGPNLDSTLQQLALHFLGGSMNSMAGGAPSPGPADTVEMVSEVEPPAPQVGARSSPKQPLAEGLLTALQPFLSEALVSQVGACYQFNVVLPSGTQSAYFLDLTTGRGRVGHGVPDGIPDVVVEMAEADLRALLCRELRPLGAYMSGRLKVKGDLAVAMKLEAVLRALK
- the STOML1 gene encoding stomatin-like protein 1 isoform X7, with product MIVFRLGRIRTPQGPGMVLLLPFIDSFQRVDLRTRAFNVPPCKLASKDGAVLSVGADVQFRIWDPVLSVMTVKDLNTATRMTAQNAMTKALLKRPLREIQMEKLKISDQLLLEINDVTRAWGLEVDRVELAVEAVLQPPQDSPAGPNLDSTLQQLALHFLGGSMNSMAGGAPSPGPDTVEMVSEVEPPAPQVGARSSPKQPLAEGLLTALQPFLSEALVSQVGACYQFNVVLPSGTQSAYFLDLTTGRGRVGHGVPDGIPDVVVEMAEADLRALLCRELRPLGAYMSGRLKVKGDLAVAMKLEAVLRALK
- the STOML1 gene encoding stomatin-like protein 1 isoform X1 translates to MLGRSGYRALPLGDFDRFQQSSFGFLGSQKGCLSPERGGVGTGADAPQSWPSCLCHGLISFLGFLLLLVTFPISGWFALKIVPTYERMIVFRLGRIRTPQGPGMVLLLPFIDSFQRVDLRTRAFNVPPCKLASKDGAVLSVGADVQFRIWDPVLSVMTVKDLNTATRMTAQNAMTKALLKRPLREIQMEKLKISDQLLLEINDVTRAWGLEVDRVELAVEAVLQPPQDSPAGPNLDSTLQQLALHFLGGSMNSMAGGAPSPGPADTVEMVSEVEPPAPQVGARSSPKQPLAEGLLTALQPFLSEALVSQVGACYQFNVVLPSGTQSAYFLDLTTGRGRVGHGVPDGIPDVVVEMAEADLRALLCRELRPLGAYMSGRLKVKGDLAVAMKLEAVLRALK
- the STOML1 gene encoding stomatin-like protein 1 isoform X4, with protein sequence MLGRSGYRALPLGDFDRFQQSSFGFLGSQKGCLSPERGGVGTGADAPQSWPSCLCHGLISFLGFLLLLVTFPISGWFALKLASKDGAVLSVGADVQFRIWDPVLSVMTVKDLNTATRMTAQNAMTKALLKRPLREIQMEKLKISDQLLLEINDVTRAWGLEVDRVELAVEAVLQPPQDSPAGPNLDSTLQQLALHFLGGSMNSMAGGAPSPGPDTVEMVSEVEPPAPQVGARSSPKQPLAEGLLTALQPFLSEALVSQVGACYQFNVVLPSGTQSAYFLDLTTGRGRVGHGVPDGIPDVVVEMAEADLRALLCRELRPLGAYMSGRLKVKGDLAVAMKLEAVLRALK
- the STOML1 gene encoding stomatin-like protein 1 isoform X2; translated protein: MLGRSGYRALPLGDFDRFQQSSFGFLGSQKGCLSPERGGVGTGADAPQSWPSCLCHGLISFLGFLLLLVTFPISGWFALKIVPTYERMIVFRLGRIRTPQGPGMVLLLPFIDSFQRVDLRTRAFNVPPCKLASKDGAVLSVGADVQFRIWDPVLSVMTVKDLNTATRMTAQNAMTKALLKRPLREIQMEKLKISDQLLLEINDVTRAWGLEVDRVELAVEAVLQPPQDSPAGPNLDSTLQQLALHFLGGSMNSMAGGAPSPGPDTVEMVSEVEPPAPQVGARSSPKQPLAEGLLTALQPFLSEALVSQVGACYQFNVVLPSGTQSAYFLDLTTGRGRVGHGVPDGIPDVVVEMAEADLRALLCRELRPLGAYMSGRLKVKGDLAVAMKLEAVLRALK
- the STOML1 gene encoding stomatin-like protein 1 isoform X3 — translated: MLGRSGYRALPLGDFDRFQQSSFGFLGSQKGCLSPERGGVGTGADAPQSWPSCLCHGLISFLGFLLLLVTFPISGWFALKLASKDGAVLSVGADVQFRIWDPVLSVMTVKDLNTATRMTAQNAMTKALLKRPLREIQMEKLKISDQLLLEINDVTRAWGLEVDRVELAVEAVLQPPQDSPAGPNLDSTLQQLALHFLGGSMNSMAGGAPSPGPADTVEMVSEVEPPAPQVGARSSPKQPLAEGLLTALQPFLSEALVSQVGACYQFNVVLPSGTQSAYFLDLTTGRGRVGHGVPDGIPDVVVEMAEADLRALLCRELRPLGAYMSGRLKVKGDLAVAMKLEAVLRALK
- the STOML1 gene encoding stomatin-like protein 1 isoform X5 — translated: MLGRSGYRALPLGDFDRFQQSSFGFLGSQKGCLSPERGGVGTGADAPQSWPSCLCHGLISFLGFLLLLVTFPISGWFALKIVPTYERMIVFRLGRIRTPQGPGMVLLLPFIDSFQRVDLRTRAFNVPPCKLASKDGAVLSVGADVQFRIWDPVLSVMTVKDLNTATRMTAQNAMTKALLKRPLREIQMEKLKISDQLLLEINDVTRAWGLEVDRVELAVEAVLQPPQDSPAGPNLDSTLQQLALHFLGGSMNSMAGGAPSPGPGRGRVGHGVPDGIPDVVVEMAEADLRALLCRELRPLGAYMSGRLKVKGDLAVAMKLEAVLRALK